CATGTGATTAAAGAAAAGCCAACCTGAGCCCCCCATAGGGCTGACAGGATAAAAAGAAACTGTTTGAATAAAACCTTTGTATCCCCGTCCATCAATCCTTTTTCCAAACTATACACGGTATCAAATGTTCCGCCGATGGCAGCGATAATCGCCCATATCCGCAAATTAGCCGAGAGTTCATAGGTTTCAGTAAGCATTGGTTTATTGGTCATAAATGCTGCAAATCCGCCCAAAATTGAACCTCCAACAATAACCCCAAAGGCAATGAAAAACGCTTTAAATATAGAAAAGAAAAAAGTTTCCTGCAGCATTTAACCACTCCTGTCTCACTAGGTAAGAGTAAATTCCTATTCTATACATCTTATGGGGCAAGCCCGCTTAATATGAATTGGCATGTTTTCAATTGTCCGAAAGGAAGGATATAATGGAAAATAAGTACAATCGAACGGTAAATAACAAGAGGAGTGGAAATATGTCATTTGTCCATCTCTATGTAAAAAGTGCGTATAGCCTGCTGCAAAGCTCATTATCCATAGAGAGCTTAGTAAAAGAAGCTAAAGCTAAAGGCTATTCTGCGATAGCATTAACAGACCATCATGTTATGTATGGAGTTTTTCCATTTTATAAAGAATGTCTGAAACAAGGCATCAAACCGATAATTGGACTTACCGTTGAAGTTGAACAGGATCATCAGCAAACTAGAACAGTCGTATTATTGGCCAAAAGTTTTACAGGCTATCAATCTTTAGTAAAAATTTCATCAGCGATTCAAACCCAATCGTCCCATCGATTACCCCTTAAATGGTTAAGAGCCTATAATCAGGAGGTAATCGGAATTTTGGCAGAATTGCCAGTACAGACATCTAATGAAAATCAGAAGAAATTGGATTATAAAGCAATTACGACTGTCAAAAACTGTTTTGAACCATCTTCGTTTTTCGTTGGTATTAGGAACGAAGATTTATTAATTCACGCAAATGCTGTTAAAGAATGTTTTTCTAACCAAATCGAATGTGTGGCGA
This genomic window from Bacillus oleivorans contains:
- a CDS encoding YtrH family sporulation protein — translated: MLQETFFFSIFKAFFIAFGVIVGGSILGGFAAFMTNKPMLTETYELSANLRIWAIIAAIGGTFDTVYSLEKGLMDGDTKVLFKQFLFILSALWGAQVGFSLITWLTQGEIKG